The window AGGTTATGACCTTCACCTATCGTTAGTATCCCCCCTGAAGGGATTCCCTGGTCTGGCTTTACCTACGCGATGACGTCCTGCTGTCTAGCACTGCAAAGTTTCCGTTGAATTTATTTGGACCCTGACGGGGTGGGTAACCAGGAAGTGGACCAGACACTGAGGATGAGACTCAACACAGACAAGAAACAACTGCTGACAGGCAAAGAGGAAAGGGGAGGTTTGCAGAGCGTATGTGAttgttcccacacacacacacacacacacactggtgtatGTGATCTGTTACCGAAGATTGAATTGTTTATCAGAGAGTTACGGGTTGCAATGAGAGCAGCAGCTGCTTTCAAATCAGCGTGTGatggcaaaaacaaaaatccacAGAGGGTGAACAACCGCTCGGGTTGATGATTTATATTATcctaaaaacaataacagataATGAGCTCTACGGAGGCTGACAACACCAACGCCATGTTTCGACCACGTGGCAGATAAACAAGCAAAAGAGGAAACTCAGGCATCGTGGAGCGGCTGTGGCCTGGTGACCGAGCCAAACCATAACTGAGGAGAACCGCTCATGAGGCCGCGCCAACGTCACTTGACAGCCGGGATCGAGTGTGTGCAGGCTTTGGTGGCGGAGAGGAACTGGTGCGGTATATTAGTTGCCACTTCAAGACTGCAGAGGAAATGTGTGTTAAATCTCAAATCTCTGCATCTATAGttgccctcacacacacacacacacacactctcacacaaagATCTGGAGCCAATTGTTCTCTCATGCCACAACACCCCTCACCCCCGCATTCCCCTCTGCTGCGCTAAATGCGCTCTTGTGCTACAGGCTCTGTGgcttttaaacctttttaaacCTATAAGCCTGAACAGGGCAAGACCATTAAGAGCACATTCTGCATTCATTACCATGATTGCATGTGCGTGCACTATACACCAATAAACAGAGAAAGAGGCGGAGGACGGGGGAGAGACAACGGAGCCCAAAACCGGGTTGAAACCGGGAGAAAGCCACACGCGTTGACCTCCGGCAGCGACATCAGTGACCTACGCTTCGCGATCCTCCTACAGCTCCTGCAGGTTCAGGTTCACTGAGCAGGTTGGACGTGGGACCAGATCTTAGAGTCCCTTCAGTTGGCACAGCCATGGGCTTTTTAAACCCCGGGCCATCCCCTCCTTCGCTGATGCAAACAAGTCCACCGGGGAAGTAAGAGACGagttgtctttcttcttcttttgacacTGAAATGATCACAGATGAGCAAAAAGGATTCCTTTTAAATGTCACTGACATAAAATGCATCTCTAGATGTACAGAATCCACACAACAGCTCATTTTGATTTCACCACGTTGTGCGTGTCCTCGGTACAATGCTATGGGCGTAGGCGCAGTCTCTTTCATTCCAACTATCCTTTTTTTTACTTGCTTTGGCAGCGTTTTGAGTCATATATGTGTCCATCACCGTGTCTGGTACGTGTCTGCCGTTCAGCTTGAAGCCGTTTACGATTTCAGTCCAGCAAATTGTCAAACTTGGGTTTTAAATTATGGTCATTAATCCTATTTACAAGTCCTCGTTGTTCAAAATGAGAGTCTGGCTGTATTTTCACCATACCGCATGAATATCTTGCTTGAGATATTGGGTGATGTGTAAAGCCTTGCAGGCCTCGCTTTGGAACAAACCACAAATGTGAAGCTCACGGTTGCCACCAGAAGAGAAACCAGACTGGGGTCATCAAAGGGATCATtcgtcctctggggaccatgaatgtctgtatgGTAATCGAATAGCTGTTTAGATATCTCATTCTGGACCGAAGCAGCAGACCGACCGACAGCCTGACATTGCCACCATCCTGAGAGCCATGCTGCTTGTGTGGCTAAAAATAAATCTTATCAAATTGAAATTCTCTAGTATTATTTCTTCAAGATCCTTCCCAGAAAAACATGATTACGATTAAAAACATCTATCAGTTTTTCTGAAAACAAGTCCCAGTACAATTAGATCACGGGCCCCTTTAACGTAACACAACGTTCCTGTGCAATACGGAGGCCGAATGCAAAGACCTCAAAGAAGCTCCAATAGTAGACGCATGTCCGGCTTGTAATCAACCAAGCGTCTTTGATTAGAAAGATCGTGTTATTGGCACACAAAGGCAAAATGAAGTTGAAGCTGTCAGTCATCAGCCGGCTCACATGTTAACAAATCAACATATCCAGTTTGGGATTAATGGAGGGGAGCGGAGGTAAACACCATCGGACCATCATGTGATGTTgacgaggatgatgatgatgatgatgatgtaaacGATGATGGATCCCTCTATTAATAGACCTGGCAATACAGTAACCGCAGTCACAAAGGAGAACAGCGACGCTATGGATGAGAGGCCCCATTATGTCCAAATGAAGGAGTCAGCCACTCTGTCAAGAGGGCACTTAACAAACAAACCTCATCTGACTGAGcctgtctttcttttcccccttgCCCTCCCGCTCTCCCTGCGCCTGCCCCGACACTTTTCTGCTGAGTGGGTGTTTGGAGGAGTTGTGAAGGTCAGGGTAAAAGACTCTGAAGTGAGGACTGAGCTCGGGGCCTTGACCTCTGATTGACCCCGGCCGCCCTAGCTTTCTCTGAGTCACGGAGATGGAGCAACCGAAAGGGCCGTGCGTTGTGGAGGAGCAGGCGACAAGTAGGCCGCGGCCCGGCTCTGACAAAAGGAGAGTTGTGCAGAGGTGGCGAGGCAcaatgagaggaggaggtgaggagctcAATCCCCAACATAAGCACCTTATTGTGAAAGCCTGCTTTGTTAAGAGACAGAATATATAGGGTGAGGAAATTAAGGGGATTTTCCCCGTGTGTAGGAATGTAGGACATTGTCAAAAAGATGTACCATTGGAGGACTTAGGCTGTCTGAGAGGACGGTGCAGAAAGATTAATAAAGAGGACACCAGTGTGCAGAAAGATTTCTAGCATGTAGGTCAGCTTATAGGACACTGCACAAATATTTCTACATTTAGGGCATCCTAAAGggctttttattatgttttctccactggcaGGGCATCCTAAAGggctttttattatgttttatccactggaagggcaccctaaagggctttttattatgttttatccactggaagggcaccctaaagggctttttattatgttttatccactggaagggcaccctaaagggctttttattatgttttctccactggcaCGGCATCCTAAAGGGCTTTTTATTATGTTGTCTCCATTGGAAGGGCACTTCAAAgggctttttattttgtgttctccactggtAGGGTACCCTAAAAGggctttttattatgttttctccatTGGAAGGGCACCTTAAAGggctttttattatgttttctccactgggaGGGCACCCTAAAGggctttttattatgttttctccactggaagggcaccttAAAGGGccctttatcatgttttctccactggaaaggcACACTAAAGGGccctttatcatgttttctccactggaaaggTACCCTTAAGGTCACTTTATCAGGTTTATCTACAGTAGGGGTACTtaagagggcactttatcaCATGTACTCCACTGGAACGGACCTAAAGGTcactttatttaatgttttattttctaccATAGGGGCATTAAAGAGGGCACTTTCGCTGCATTTCTTTTGAACACGCGCCGCCTTTACTGACTTGATTTTGGAATAAAgccacaaaatgtcaaaagttcattctacatactgtatatggtgGTCAGAAAAATAAACTCACTTTAATGAGaactaaaaacattttccagCGCAGGAGATGTGGGAGACTGTGGATAGACATTTCCACTCAATCttccttatctcttcccttcaAGCAGATGTTCACATTGTGGTCAAACAAATTCTACACTCATGAATACTCCACCCTAAGTGATATACGTGCTTattcacgcacactcacacacactcacacactttgtttaatcTTACGGTAAACAGCTTCTTTCCACCCTCAGGCCTTGCTTGCCTTTCCCCAACTCACCCAGGAACCAGAGCAGGTAACACTCAGTTGGTTTTGGCACTCGTCCATGTGATCCCGACTGTTAAAACCGAGTCTGTTGCCAAGCAGCTTGTCCTGCCTTGGAACTCTTTGAAAGTTTGCCCAAAAAAAATATGGATAAAGAGCACGAACACAAAAGCCTGGCGCAGATTTGTGGGTCttctttaaaagaagaaaagaaaagcagaactCAGAGGAAGGAATTTATGTACTTCAGTACACAGAACAACTCTAAATCTAAGCAGACTAAACAGAAATGTGACTAATCAAGATGTGACTAAGACGTCggccaccttttcttttttcctttttttgcaaaagctgAAACCTGATAACAGACATGTTCAACTAATCACCACGTGTCTTTGCCGAATCCGCCCCAGAATTCACAGCACTACTGTTCATGATGTGGTGATGAACAGAGATTGTTCGGGACCCCAAAAAAACGAAGCAATATCACATATGAATCTGTAACACCTTGTATATCGGTCTCAACGTTCACACGTTGGTCTCTCCCACTGGCTGGGTGTGTTTTTGACTAACATTTGGCAGGATGGCACGGTGCCAACTCGCGAGTGTAAACACTCATCGCTGTGGACCCTTTACTGTTGTGCTCTGCCAAAATGTCACTAGGGCTGTGGTCAGACGCCACAACAAGCGCTGAATAAAACGTAAACCCCGAGCAGAGCCGAGCAGAAACAGGCAGCTGCACAGAGAATAGCATTTATAAGGGAGGTGGCAAAGTGAAGGCATAACACTGCCAGGAACTGTTGTTTTCCCCTGTTTATTCATATTCCCATGGATACTGACAAAAAAAGGCAGTCAAGAATACCAGAGAATTACTTGACATTAGGTCATCAGGCACGGGGAACCCTAAAAAGTGGCGCTTTCAGACTTTCGGGCACAACTTTCAAGTCGTGTCGCTGAAGATGGTGAACGGGttgcctcctccttctctgtaGCATTTTTCAAGAAGACGTTGAGTAACTTCCCTATACGCCTTGACTTGATAACAGGGTCTGTCGGAGCAAATATCTCCGTATGTGCTTTTTACAGCAAGTACATGTTGTCACAGGGTACTTTGTGAGTGTTCAGTGTCGAAGGGAAAGGCTGTTGAAAGCTATccagtctccccccccccccaaaaaaaaggtgggGCTGCACttgttttgtaatattttcaAATGTGATGATGTTCTTGTTATTTCTGGTCATTTGGGACCAGTGATTCCCAACCAGGGGGTAGACTTTAAGtaatatctatattttaaaatgactttgaGGAATGTAATGCCTCAATGTACTGATGCCTTtatatgacctacataagtaaAGTAAACCATCAGAAAGAAGATTGGTTATATCTGTAAGGTTATTTTTGAATTCTTGTCTACGTTGCCACCAGGTCGGATTGCGGCGAAATCAAACAAAATCATGCCGCTTCACCAAAAAACGTGGGGCCTCCAACCAAAGGGCCCCCTGCAGCAACCAGCTTCCCGTTTCTATATTTCATTACTCAACGCATGTATTCTGTATTTATCAACGGCGAAGAAGCCCATTGCTGTTGATGTGTTTCCTGGTCATCCTTCGGGTGCAGCTGGAGGATTTAGCGTCTGCGAAGCAAAGCATCCTACCTGACTTGTTTTGTCTGTGCGGCGATGTGGGATACATCGGCGGAGGCACTTGTGTTTCGCGTGGGCGTTGGTAAAATTACAAGCCGGAGACAAAGGTTCCCTTCTTCACAACTGAAACAGGTGCTGCGCTCTTAGAGAGGGAGCTGCCACTCCACTGCCCGAAAAAACAAAGCCAAATGaaggttgttgtttgttgttgtttttgtatgaaACAGGCTTTATAGATCAAAAGGCTAAAGATTAGGGAACAAGAACCTTCCTGCTTGAGATAATTGACTGTGTTTGGCTCGTGGCCGCACAAAGTTTCCTCTGTTTCCCACGCGTGATCAAAGCAGGCTCACTCAGGCATCGTGCCCAACATCAGCAGTACCTCGCAAACCTGTCCTATACTGTGGGGGGGGTGTTTGTCCTGtcactgatcacacacacacacagtgttctgCTTTAGTGGTGTAAAGTGTGTTTTAGGGGGTACCACAAGATCATTTAACGTTAACatcaatgacaaataaatccGCAAATGAAAAGACAGAGACTTTGGACCGTCCTTCCACAGACATGTTTGTCCACCCCGCCGAGGGAGAAAGTCCCCGACTCGATAACACACGGACGGGGTTTATTCAGGAGCTGCAGGACTGCTGCTGGAATAAGGCCCGGCTGGGCGTGGCTTCCCGGTTCTCCCGGAGAAGGAAACCGGAACGTCATCTTGCCCTTATAAGGCCTCAGGACTTCCTCCGCCGCACGGATCATAATAAACAGCACGGCGGTCCCGGCGTTTCGCATAGAGGCCACAATTCGGGCTGCACGTGAGCAGATACGCATTTTATACGCAAATAATGGCGCTTTTTTGTTTTCGTTTTACAAAAACATGGCTGTGTGAACTAATCTAAGAGAGACATCTCACCTCTTCGCTTATCCAACGGGACACTTATTTAACCCACAAGGCTGCATAAATGAAGCGGGCTCTTCTATTTCTGATCTCCGCTGCGATGCCTCCTTGGTgcgcgcgctctctctctctctctctctctccctccctctccctccctctctctctctctccctccctctctctctctctccctccctctctctctctccctccctctctctctctctccctccctctctctctctcatgcctACAGGCTTGTTTACAGTCGCCTCTTCCCGGCAATAGCGTCACTCGACGTCGCACTCGCTGGGCGTGGTCAGCGAGCAGCGCGGCCAATCGCGACGCCGCACAGCCCTGGCAGGGTGCGCGTGTGTATGCCTATATAAAACAGCACGGTTTTGACCCGTCTCAACACACCTCACAACAAGCGCCCGAGACCCGCCGCACATCCGCGAGTACGGATTGCAACACCGAgttcataactttttttttttcctccgcgGGATTGcgaagaagaaaatacaaaaataagacaGCAATCAGACACTAGAGGAAGACTTGTGACGCTGAACTGTTGTTGGACCTTGGACTTTCACTCTTTCCcttttttgattattattatcattattgggACACCGTTGAGAGAGAAGACGAGTTGCCAGAGTTGTTGCGCGCGCTCTCTGCTGACACTGACATTTGTTGATTATCGAGAAAGTGTGTCTCTAAAAAAAAGACGCAGCTGGTAAGCTCACTTTTTCCTGTCTACGACTTTATGTCTACAAAGATGGAACAGCCCTTTTACCATGACGACTCTTTTATGTCGGCGTATAGCCAGTCGGACGCAGCCATGCACGACTACAAACTGCTAAAGCAGAATATGAATTTGAACTTGACAGAGCCCTATCGCAGCCTGAAATCACAGCTCCAGCTGAGGGGCGAGATCGACCCGTACCAAGGGGGGCACCAAGACGTAGGGTCGCTGAAGCTCGCGTCACCGGAGCTCGAGAGGCTCATCATCCAAAACAGCAACGGCGTGATCACTACCCCAACCCCGGGCCAGTACTTCTACAACCGGGGCATCACCGATGAGCAGGAGGGCTTCGCCGACGGCTTCGTGAAAGCCCTGGACGAGTTGCACAAGATGAACCAGATGCCCCCTCCCAACGTGTCAATCGGAGCTGGTGGAGTTACGACGTGTTCGGCGGTGGCTTCCAGCATCTTCGGCTCCGCCCTGCAACCGGAGCCTCCCATCTACACGACGCTGAACGCCTACTGCCCGAACACAAGCCTCTCTTCCGCATCTAGCTACCCGACGGCCACCATCAGCTACCTGCCGCCGCACCAGCAGAGCCACCAGCAGAGCGGGACGCACGGCGCGCAGTCGTTCCATCACGCGCTGCCTGGCTCCGGGCTTCATCCGCACCGGCTCGTCACGCTGAAGGAGGAACCCCAAACCGTCCCCGATCTGCTCAGCAGCGACTGCTCGCCTCCGATGTCCCCGATCAACCTCGAGACTCAGGAGAGGATCAAGGCGGAGCGCAAGAGGCTGAGGAACCGGCTGGCGGCGACCAAATGCCGGCGGCGCAAGCTGGAGCGCATCGCCCGGCTGGAGGATAAGGTGAAAGGTCTGAAGAACGACAACGTGGGGCTCTCCAACACGGCGTCGGTGCTCCGGGATCAGGTCGCGCAGCTCAAGCAGAAGGTCCTGACACACGTGAGCAGCGGCTGTCAGCTGATGCTCACGAGCAAGTTGGAGGCGTTTTAAAAGGACAGAGACTAATGACTGAGTCAGAAGTAATTAACACTGGAGTCGCGCTATGCACGCGCAGCACCGGGAATACCGGGCTGGTGCGTTGGCAGCAGCGACAGCAGCACGGGGCCGACGCGCTGTGTGCAGACAACTCTTTGGGCTATTTAGGGTGAAAAGACTGACGAAAAATGGTACTTCCGAATGCTGGACATCGTTCAAAGCACCATTCGACCCCTGACACCGGGGCAGCATCCAGACCGAGCAGACACTGAGCAGCGCCGCGTGCACAGACAGACCCACGAGTCGGGGTTTACTAATGGTAGAAAGGTGGAATgattattgtatttctttgtactttttttgCAACTGATAATGTCATGCAATTCTGCATTTATTCAAtgtgtaaattatttttttgtgtgtccgGTTGATCCGGGCAAACCAATGACGTCAGATGTTtacactgtcttttttttattatttgtgatgTGTATTTAAGTAAAGTGTCTCCAAATGAAACGGAAAAATGGTGGACTTgagtgtctgttttttttacatatatcaGTCTAAAACGCAACTCATataaagagaaaagggagatcGATGAGGACAAACGAGGGTTCTTTACCCACGTTGTGAGAATAACCGTTGCCATGGTTCCCCCGGCGAGGAGCCCTTACACAAGCACGTTCACGTTTCATACATTCAGCGTTTTTACGCACAGAGCGTAGCGCGCGCACGTAGACCTTTCCTTATTACGCACGAGCTTCTCCATATACGGGCATGCTGGTGAAGACTCCGTCACATGGGACGGTTTCTGGGAACCCCCGCCCAGGTAACGCAAACTGGTTCCATCTTAATCCCTCTTTCTATTGCATAGATAACAGCTATGAGCTCCACGAGGGTGGCGGAATTTCCTTTTCGTATTACGCAACTTTAGACTTTAATAAGCTTGTTGTATATAGATAGATCATTTGCTAAATGACTGCATGAAGTAAGAATTAAATACACAGTTTTCACCATGAAACGTGATATATTATGAAAGGGTTATTATAAAGTAATCCCTAGAAAGCCATAATCACATTCTCAAATCCGTCAGGAGCAATATGTCGGTGGCCTTCACGCGTCAACGTCGCAGTACATATTTCAGGCgtcagtataataataataaaaacattttttttttatttaaaaaaagatttgcagGAGGGGAAGTGACAGTGGCTCCAGGAATTCCGGGGGCGTCTCGAGATGCCACGCCGCCGCTTGGCAGAGCAATAAGCGCGAGTGGGCGTCCGGAGCGCGCGGGAGCATCTTGTGTGGATGGAGGGAGATGGCGCGCGCTGCCAAGGACAACATTCTTGTGGGACTCATCAGAGGCCAAATATGTGCGGCACCAGGGGCTCAAACGACGGACGGATGTATGGAGAGAGGGGCGAAAGTCCCGCGTTAGGTGTAAGCGAATGAGTCATTAAAGCACTCACGCTATTACCCAGGGGTCACTGAACGTGCTTTCCGGGGCCCCAGACGCACATAACAATGTGGGGGGAAGCGACAGAAGGTTAATTGTGCACTAAAGTGACTTAGGGGACCATTTGGGAGCTTATAAACAGGGAAATATGTAAAGCCAATAAagtgtgtgaaaaaaagaaaacatagatgCTTTTGTGAAATCGTGCGTCTTAGGAAAACAGGGGGATTTCTGTCCACTTACAGCAGTCTGTGACGTTCAAGTAAACAAGACAGCAGCATGAACTCAGAAAGGaagatttctctctctctcttgctctctctctatctctctcagtACTCACGCAAACCACTTCAAAAGAGCTAAGGAGTGAGGCCTGTGGTTTTGCCTGCACTCTCACCTCAAGCTGTTTTAGAGAGGTTTTAATCTCTCTATTTTCATCTGACACGTATTTAAATAGCCTAATTTCCATCAATAACAACTCCCCTATTTATCTTTTCTGTCATGGACGTGGAAACTGAACCGGGCACACCCACACAAGTTCTCCTTTTCATCAAGAAACCTAGATTTCAGGGGATGTacatgttggtgttgttgtatTTATCTAAGTGCCTGTTTTTGCCTTGTTCGACAGTTCCAAATATGTTGATACTAGGAATGAATTGCAGTGGTCCTGAATTATAacagaatgttttattttctctcaaatATTCCTGAATTTATGGAGTGTCATTAACACCTCTCCTGCACTCACACGCATCAAGCAGAACAACTCCTACTCAAAggaatactttttaaatatcacTGCAACGCTGAAGTCTCCATCTACGCACACGGCAGGCCTACATATTATTAtacgctcacaaacacacacacacacacacacacacacacacacacacacacacacaccaattgaAGCCATTCTGGTTTTCCACACACCTCGGCCCACAACCCACACTGAGTGTCTGTGGGAACTGTGATGCAAACGGTGACGTATGAAGAGCTCTGGGTGGGTTTGAttttcctttccccccccccccccccccccacacacacacacacacacacacacacacacacacacgggctcTCTATATCGCTCATCCTCGCCCTCTCTCTGGTCTTCTGTTATATTCTCGAGAACCATGAATATTCCTCCCACCTTGCCGTGGCCATCTGAGGTTCTTTCAGAAGTTGGATCAC of the Cyclopterus lumpus isolate fCycLum1 chromosome 8, fCycLum1.pri, whole genome shotgun sequence genome contains:
- the LOC117735327 gene encoding transcription factor jun-B-like produces the protein MSTKMEQPFYHDDSFMSAYSQSDAAMHDYKLLKQNMNLNLTEPYRSLKSQLQLRGEIDPYQGGHQDVGSLKLASPELERLIIQNSNGVITTPTPGQYFYNRGITDEQEGFADGFVKALDELHKMNQMPPPNVSIGAGGVTTCSAVASSIFGSALQPEPPIYTTLNAYCPNTSLSSASSYPTATISYLPPHQQSHQQSGTHGAQSFHHALPGSGLHPHRLVTLKEEPQTVPDLLSSDCSPPMSPINLETQERIKAERKRLRNRLAATKCRRRKLERIARLEDKVKGLKNDNVGLSNTASVLRDQVAQLKQKVLTHVSSGCQLMLTSKLEAF